ATCCTCGTGTTCGACGAGGCGACGTCGGCGCTCGATTCGCGTTCCGAGCGGGCGATCCAGCACGAGCTCGAGCAGATCGCGCGGCACCGGACGACGCTCGTGATCGCGCACCGGCTGTCGACCGTCGTGCATGCGGACCAGATCATCGTGATGGACCACGGGCGCATCGTCGAGCGCGGCACGCACGCCGAGCTGCTGCGCGCGGACGGCCTGTACGCGCAGATGTGGGCGCTTCAGCAGCAGCGCGCGGCGGCCGACGGCGCGGCGGCGGAAGAGGTTTGATGGAGCGGGGGCGGGCGGCGGTGCCGCGCGTTTCGGCTGGCTGACGGATCGGCCGGCCGGTCAGCCGCCGCGTCCTTGCGTCGGGAATGGCATGCACGGGCGCGAAATGATGCGGAACGGTGCGCGGCGGCACGAAACGAAACGGCACGAAACGGCACGAAACGGCACGAAACGGCACGATCGCGCGCTCGCCGGATTGGCCTGAAATTCGTCGACGATCCCGCTCGGCGCGCTGCCGGACCGACGCTCTCAGCGAGCAGCCTTCAGCGCGGCGTCGAGCTCGCCCAGTTGCGCGGGCGTGCCGACGTTCTCCCATGCGCCGCTGTAGAGCTCGCCCGTCGCGCGGCGCGCGGCGATCGTCTCGCGGTAATAGGGCGTGAGCGCGCGGCGTGTCCCGGCCGGCAGATCGCGGAACATCCGCGTGTCGTAGAGCCCGATGTTGCCGAACGTCGCGCGCGGCGCGCCGTCGAGCGATAGCAGGCCGTCGTCGCCGAGCGTGAAATCGCCCGCCGGATGAAACGGCGGGTTGGGCACCATCACGAGGTGCATGCTGGGCTCGGGCGCGCCGGCGAGCGCGCTCGCGCGGGCCGACAGCGCGGCATAGTCGAAGCCGGTGTAGATGTCGCCCGATACGCCGACGAACACCTTCGGTCCGCCGCCGCCCTCGATGAGCGGCAGCGCCTGCGCGATTCCGCCCGCCGTCTCGAGCGCTTCGCGCTCGGCGGAATACAGGAGCCGCACGCCCCAGCGCGAGCCGTCGCCGAGCGCGGCCTCGATCTGCGCGCCGAGCCACGCATGGTTGACGACGATCGTGCGGATGCCCGCCGCGGCGAGCCGCTCGATCTGCCAGACGATCAGCGGCTTGCCGCCCGCCGCGAGGAGCGGCTTGGGCGTCGTGTCGGTGAGCGGGCGCATCCGTTCGCCGCGCCCGGCGGCGAAGATCATCGCCGTATCGAGTGTGTGCGTCATCGTTCGGATTCAGAACGTGTAGCCGACTTCGGCCGTCTTGTCTTCGAGATCGTCGAGGAGCCTGGCGAACGGCGCGAGCGGCCGGTAGCGCAGCGCGACGCGGCGCGCGTAGCCGAGAAAGCGCGGCAGGTCGGCGAGATAGTGCGGCTTGTGATCGCGGTAGTTGATCCGCGCGAACAGGCCGAGCACCTTGATGTGGCGCTGCAGGCCCATCCATTCGAGCTGCCGGTAGAATTCGCCGAAATCCGCCTCGACGGGCAGCCCCGCCTTCTTCGCCTTTTCCCAGTAGTACGCGAAGCAGTCGAGCTCGAACTCCTCGTCCCAGCTGATGAACGCGTCGCGCATGAGCGACACGACGTCATACGTGAGCGGCCCGTACACGGCGTCCTGGAAGTCGAGCACGCCGGGGTTCGGCTCCGCGAGCATCAGGTTGCGCGGCATGAAATCGCGCAGCATGTAGCCCTGCGGCTGCGCCTTCGCGCTCGCGATCAGCAGCGCGAACGTGCGCTCGAGCGCGCCGCGCGCGTCGGCGGGCAGCGTCTTGCCGAGATGCCGGCCGACGTACCATTCGGGCATCAGCTCCATCTCGCGGCGCAGGAACGCCTCGTCGAACGGCGGCAGCACGCCCTCGCGCGACGCGAGCTGCCAGCGGATCAGCGCGTCGAGCGCGTCGCGCATCAGCGGCCGCGCGGCGGCGGGCGCCGCCGGATCGAGCGCCGAGAGGTACGAGCGCGTGCCGAGATCGGTGACGAGCATGAAACCCGCGTCGAAGTCGTGCTCGAGCACCCTCGGCACGTGGACGCCCGCGGCGTCGAGCAGTTGCGCGATCTGCGCGAATTCGCGGCATTTCTCGGGCGGAGGCGCGTCGACGGCGATCGCCGTGCCGCCCGGCGAGGCCGCGCTCGCGACGCGGAAATAGCGGCGAAAGCTCGCGTCGGCGGATGCCGGGGCAAGCGACGCGAGGTCGAGCGCGTAGCGGTCGGCGAAAGTGGCGAGCCAGGCGGCGAGGCGGGCGAGACGGGAATCGGCTGGGGGCTGCGTCATTGAAAGTCGGGGAGGGGGAACGTCTTGCCATATAATACCCCACGACTTTTTTGACGCGTCCCGTGTCAATTCCCGCCGGCGCGGGCCCGCAGCCCGCCACGCCGTCCGTTTGCCCGCTTCCCCCGGTATGCGCGAAGCCGCAGTCACGGTTCGATTGCGCGGGCGCGGCATGTGGAGGCCGGGCTTGACAGGGGCGATTCGCCGAACGATAGATGCCGCGTAAAACGTTACTCCCGCTCGTCCCAGCTTGCGATGCCGCGCCGCGCAGAAAACGGCTCGCGGCCGCGCTTTTGGCCGTACCGGGCCTCGTGCCGGCGGTGTCGCAGGCCCAGTTGTCCGGCGCCGCGGCCGAGCCGCAGACGTTCGGCTCGCCGTGGGACCTGCGCCTCGCGCCGCAGCTCGACGAGCATCCGCAAAAGCAGGGCGGCAAGCCCGCGACGTTCGTGCTCGCCGACCACACGGGCGGCACCGCCGATCAGGACCTCGCCGCGAAGGGTTCGGCCGAGATCCGCCGCGGCAACGCGGTCGTCAAGGCGGATGCGATCCACTACGATCAGGACACCGACATGGCCGACGCGTACGGCAAGGTCACGGTGGCCAACGGCGGCACGACGTTCTCGGGGCCCGAGGCGCATCTGAAGGTCGAGGCGAACCAGGGCTTCATGACGACGCCGAAGTACCATTTCACGGCGACGGGCGGCTCGGGCAGCGCCGAGCGCGTCCAGCTCCTCGACAGCGAACGCTCGGTGTTCACGAACGGCACGTACACGGGCTGCCAGTGCTCGACGAACCCGGCGTGGTACATCAGGGGTAGCGAGTTCGATTTCGATACGGGCGCGGACGAGGGCGTCGCGCGCAACGGCGTGCTGTTCTTTCAGGGCGTGCCGCTCTTCGGCAGCCCGTGGCTCACGTTTCCGCTGTCGGGCGAGCGGCGCAGCGGCTTCCTGCCGCCGACGTTCTCGCCGTTCAGCTCGACGAACGGCATCGAGGTCTCGCTGCCGTACTATTTCAACATCGCGCCGAACCGCGACCTGACGATCACGCCGCACATCATTTCGAAGCGCGGGATCTTCACGCAGGCGACGTTCCGCTATCTGTCGACGAACTATTCGGGCGCGCTGACGGGCGAGTATCTGCCCGACGACCGCATTGCGCACCGCAACCGCTACGCGATCTTCTGGCAGCACCAGCAGAACTTCGGCAACGGTTTCGGCGGCTACATCTATTACAACAAGGTATCGGACAACCTGTATCCCGAAGAGCTCGGCTCGACGAACCAGTTCGTCAACGGGATCCAGACGGTGTATCAGCAGGAAGCCGGCCTGACCTACAACGACGGGCCGTGGTCGGTGCTCGGCCGTTACCAGCACTGGCAGACGCTGCCGCCGGCGGTCGCGCCGTACGGCCGCGAGCCGCAGTTGAACGTGAAGTACGCGAAGTACAACGTCGGCGGCTTCGACTTCGGCGCGGAAGCCGATTATTCGCGCTTTAGGATCACGACGGCCGACCAGCCGGAAGGCGACCGCGTGATGTTCAACCCGTACGTGTCGTACGGGCTGTACGGCCCCGGCTACTTCTTCGTGCCGAAGGCGCAGCTGCACATCGCATCGTACGACCTGACGACGACGACGGGCGGCGTGCCCGACCAGGCGAAGCGCTTCACGTACTCGATCCCGACACTCAGCCTCGATACCGGGCTCGTGTTCGACCGCTCGGTGCGCCTGTTCGGCCAGGACTACATCCAGACGCTGGAGCCGCGCCTGTTCTACGTGTACACGCCGTACCGGAACCAGTCGAACGCGCCGCTGTTCGACACGGCCGTGTCGGACTTCGGGCTCGCGGAGATCTTCACGCCGAACACGTTCGTCGGCAACGACCGGATCGCCGACGCGAACCGTCTGACGGCCGCGCTCACGACCCGCTTCATCAATCCGGCGACGGGCGACGAGCGCGCGCGCTTCGTGATCGCGCAGCAGTACTACTTCACCGACCAGCGCGTGACGCTCCTGCCGACCGAGGCGCCCGCGACCGCGCGGCACTCGGACCTGATCCTCGGCGCGTCGGTCAAGCTCGGCGCGGGCTTCGCGTCGGAGACGGCGTTCCAGTACAACGTCGACAACAACCAGCTCGTGAAGTCGAGCGTCGGCTTCGGCTACAGCCCGGGCGAGCGGCGCGTGATCAATGTCGGCTACCGCTACACGCGGCAGAATCCGACGCTCAGCAACGAGCCGATCAACCAGATCCTCATGTCCGCGCAATGGCCGCTCACGCGGCGGCTCTACGCAGTCGGCCGTCTCAACTACGATCTCGCGAGCAGCCGGGTTGTCGACGGTCTCGTCGGCTTCCAGTACGATGCCGACTGCTGGGCGTTCGGCGTCGGCGTCCAGCGGTACGCGAACGGCCTGAACACGTCGGGGCAGCAGAATTCGTCGACTCGCGTGCTCGCGCAACTCGTGCTCAAGGGTCTGACGAGCATCGACAACGGCCTCGTGACGGCGTTCCGGGCCGGCGTGCAGGGGTACACGCCGCTGCCGCCCGCGCCGGCGCCGCTGTCGCGCTTCAGCAATTACGATTAACCGCCGACGAGGCGTTCGCGGCGAGCGGCGTTCGCGCAGCCCGCTTTCAATGGAGTACCTGTGGCAATGAAGAAAACCCTTCGCTTCGCGGCTGTCGCAGCCGGTCTGGTCGCGTCGCTCATCACGGTCGCGCCGTCGGCGTCCGCGCAGGCGCTGCGCGCGCAGGGCGCGTCGCTCGCCGACGAGGTGGTCGCCGTCGTCAACAACGACGTGATCACGGGGCGCGAGCTCGATCAGCGCGTCGGCCTGATCGCGCGCCGCCTGCAGCAGCAGAAGGCGCCCGTGCCGCCGACGGACCAGTTGCGCGCACAGGTGCTGAACCAGATGGTGCTAGAGCGCATCCAGGTCCAGCGGGCGAAGGACGATGGCATCGTCGTCGACAACGCAACCGTGCAGGCGACGCTCGGCCGCCTCGCGCAAGCGAACGGGATGCCGCTCGACCAGTACAAGGCGCGCATCGAGGCCCAGGGCGTGCCGTGGGATCTGTTCGTGCGCGACGCGCGCACCGAGCTGATGCTCTCGAAGCTGCGCGAGAAGGAGGTCGACAGCAAGATCACGGTGTCGGACGCCGAGGTCGCGAGCTACATCGCGAGCCAGCGCGGCCCGAATGCGGGCGCGCAGCAGGATCTGCGGCTCGAGCACATCTTCGTGAAGGCGCCGACCAACGCGCCGCAGGCCGATATCGACGCCGCGCAGAAGAAGGCCGAAGGCCTGCTGCAGCAGGCGCTCGCGTCGGGGACCAATTTCGAGCGCCTTGCGAAGAGTCAATCGGAAGCCGACGACGCGAAGAAGGGCGGCGACCTCGGCTTCAAGGCGCCGTCGTCGCTGCCTTCCGACGTCGTCGACGCCGTGTCGAAGCTGCGTCCCGGCGAGGTCAACCCGACGCTGATCCGCGTGCCGGACGGCTTCGAGATCGTGCGTCTCGTCGACCGCCGCGCGAGCCAGAATCCGGCCGCGTCGCCGAAGATCGTGCAGACGCACGTGCGCCACATCCTGCTGCGCGTCGGCGAAGGCAAGTCGGAATCACAGGCGCGTCAGCAACTGATCGACATTCGCCGGCAGATCGAGGCGGGCGGCGATTTCGAGAAATTCGCGCGCACCTACTCGCAGGACGGCTCGGCGTCGCAAGGCGGCGATCTCGGCTGGATCAGCCCGGGCGAGACGGTGCCCGAATTCGAGCGTGCGATGAACGCGCTGCAGGACGGCCAGGTCAGCAACCCGGTGCGCACGGAGTACGGCTACCACCTGATCCAGGTGCTCGGCCGCCGCGACGCGGAAGGCTCGGTGCAGCAGCAGATGGACATCGCGCGCCAGGCGATCGGCCAGCGCAAGGCCGAGCAGGCGTATTCCGACTGGCTGCGCGAGCTGCGCGACTCGTCGTACGTGCAGATCAAGCTGCCCGTCGGCCAGTAAGCACAAGCCCATAGGCGCATTCATGTCCGCCCGTCCGCAGCCGCTGCGCATCGCGATCACGACCGGCGAGCCGGCCGGCGTCGGCCCCGAGCTGACGGCGCGCGCGCTCGCCGATGCGGCGACGCGCTGGCCGGACGCGCACTTCACGGTGCTCGGCGACGCGGGCCTGATCGCCGGGCGCGCGGCCGCGGCCGGCGTCGACTGGGGGCGCGTGACGGCGGGCGGCGAGACGGGGCATGTTGCCGACGCGCATGTCGCAGATGCGCACGTCGCCAACGCGCACGTCGCCGTCGCTCATCGCGCGCTTGCCGCGCCGGCCGAAGCGGGCAAGCTGAATCCGGCGAACGGGCGCTACGTGCTCGCGCTGCTCGATGCGGCGATCGACGGCGCGCTCGCCGGCAAATACGACGCGATCGTCACCGCGCCGCTGCAAAAGAGCACGATCAACGACGCCGGCGTGCCGTTTACCGGCCATACCGAATATCTCGCCGAGCGCACGCACACGCCGCGCGTCGTGATGATGCTTGCGGGCACGGGCGAGCGGCCGCTGCGCGTCGCGCTCGCGACGACGCACCTGCCGCTCAAGGACGTGGCGGCCGCGCTGACGATCGACGGCCTCGTCGGCACGCTGTCGATCATCGATCGCGACCTGCGCGAACGCTTCGGTCTCGCCGCGCCGCGCATCCTCGTGACGGGCCTCAATCCGCATGCGGGCGAGAACGGTTATCTCGGCCGCGAGGAAATCGACGTGATCGAGCCGGCGCTCGAACGCGCGCGGGCGGCGGGCATCGACGCGCGCGGCCCCTATCCGGCCGACACGCTGTTCCAGCCGCGCCACCTCGAGCACGCGGATTGCGTGCTTGCGATGTTCCACGATCAGGGGCTGCCGGTCCTCAAGTACGCGACGTTCGGCGAAGGCATCAACGTCACGCTCGGCCTGCCGATCATCCGCACGTCGGTCGATCACGGCACCGCGCTCGATCTCGCCGGCACGGGCCGCGCCGATCCGGGCAGCCTCGTCGCCGCGATCGACACCGCCGTGACGATGGCGCGCCATCAGCGCGCGGGTTGAGTTTTCGCGTCATCCGTTTTTCTATTTTTCGATGTCGAACAGCAGACAGCACCAAGGGCATTTCGCGCGCAAGCGCTTCGGGCAGAACTTTCTCGTCGATCACGGCGTGATCGACGCGATCGTCGCGGCGATTCGTCCCGAGCGCGGCGAGCGCATGGTCGAGATCGGGCCGGGCCTCGGCGCGCTCACGGGGCCCGTGATCGCACGGCTCGCGACGCCCGATTCGCCGCTGCACGCGGTCGAACTCGACCGCGATCTGATCGGCCGCCTCAAGCAACGCTTCGGCGAGCTGCTCGAGCTGCACGAGGGCGATGCGCTCGCGTTCGACTTCGGCTCGCTCGCGCTGCCGGGTGAGAAGCCGTCGCTGCGGATCATCGGCAACCTGCCGTACAACATCTCGAGCCCGCTGCTGTTCCATCTGATGTCGTTCGCGCCCGTCGTGATCGACCAGCACTTCATGCTGCAGAACGAGGTCGTCGAGCGGATGGTGGCCGAGCCGGGCACGAAGGCGTTCAGCCGGCTGTCGGTGATGCTCCAGTACCGCTACGTGATGGACAAGCTGATCGACGTGCCGCCCGAGTCGTTCCAGCCGCCGCCGAAGGTCGATTCGGCGATCGTGCGGATGATCCCGCATGCGCCGCACGAACTGCCGGCCGTCGATCCGGCGGTGCTCGGCGAAGTCGTGACGGCCGCGTTCTCGCAGCGCCGCAAGATGCTGCGCAACACGCTCGGCGGCTATCGCGATCTCGTCGATTTCGATGCGCTCGGCTTCGATCTCGCGCGCCGCGCGGAAGACGTCGGCGTCGACGAGTACGTGCGCGTCGCGCAGGCGGCGTGCGCGGCGCGGGCGGGACGCTGAGGATCGCTGCGGGCCGCTGTGGACCGCACCGCCGCGGACGATACGCAGCCGAGCCGGCGGGGCGGCGGCTCGGCGCGGTATCGCGCTTCCGGCGCACCGCCGCCAGCCGGCAACCGGGAGGGCGCATGCGCGCGGCTTCGTCGCCACCGGCCGTCGCCGAGTGCGAGCACGCTTCTTTCACGCGGCATCATCGTCGAGCCGCTGGCGCGTGCCGCCACGGTCTGCGGCTTCCCGCGCCGCCGCCTCCCGCTTGACCTATTTGCGCGCGCCGCGCGGCGGCGCGTTGACGAGCGCGATGCCCGCGAGCACGAGCGCCGCCGCCGCGACGAAGCGCGGGCCGATCGCGTCGCCGAGCAGCAGCACGCCGAAGCTCACGCCGAAGAGCGGCGCGAGAAACGTGAACACGGATAGCCGCGCCGCGCTGTAGCGCGTGAGCAGCCAATACCATGCGAGATAGCTCGCGAACGCGACGATCACGCCCTGATAGGCCAGGCTCGCGACGGCGAGCGGCGTCACGTTCGCGAATGCCGTCTGGCGGGTGACGACGGCGAGCCCGAGCAACACCGCCGACGATACGGTCAACTGATAGAACAGGGTCTGGCTCGCACGCGCGTGCGCCAGCGACGTCGAGCGCACGACGACCGTCGTCGCCGCCCACATCACGCCGCCGAGCACGCCGAGCGCGTCGCCCGCGAGTCCAACGAGCGCCGATGCGTGACCCGCGGCCGGCCGCGCGAAGCCGTCGGCGAACGCGACCGCGATGCCCGCGAACGCGATCGCGACGCCTGCCCATTGCGGGCGGCGCATCTTCTCGCCCGGTGCGAAAAGGTGCAGGCCGAGCGCGGTGAAGCACGGCGCGGTGTACAGAAAGATGGCCATGCGCGCGGCGCTCGTCAGCGTGAGGCCGAAGAACAGGCAGACGAATTCGCCCGCGAACAGGATGCCTGCGACGATGCCGGCTGCGAACGTGCCGTCCGCGCGAAAGAGGGGCGTGCCGCGTGCGCTCGCCCATGCCCAGACGCCCAGCGCGGCGATCGCCGAGCGCAGCCCGGCCTGGAGCATCGGCGGAATCGCATGCGTCGCGCTCTTGATCGCGACTTGCTGAAAGCCCCAGATCGCGCACAGCAGGACCATCACGCCGATCGCGCGCAGATCGAGCGACGGACGCGCCGGCGCGCCGGCGACGGCGCTCATCGGACGCTCCCGAAGGCGGCGCGAGCCGCGGACGGGCAGGCGGCCGGGCGCCCGGCGGACAAGCTCGGCTCTAGACAGATCAGGAAGAAGATTCGCACGGTTCGCAGGCCGACGGACCTGGCCGTCGGAAAGAGTGGTTCGATTCGTCGGGGGCGCGCGCTCGGCGGACTCGTCGCGGGCGTATCGGGCGACGCGCGCCCGCGTTGCCGCGGCGCCCGACGCGCCGATCTTAACCGATCGACATGCGCGCCGCGCATCGTCCCTGCTGCGCGGATGGGCGATGCGGCGCCCGGCGAGAATCGCGCGGGTCTGGTACATTCGCACGTTCAAGCAAGTCCCCACGGAGTACCCATCATGCGTTTGCTTCACACGATGCTGCGAGTCGGCGATCTCGACCGCTCGATCAAGTTCTACACCGAACTGCTCGGCATGAAACTGCTGCGCCGCCAAGACTATCCGGACGGCAAGTTCACGCTCGCGTTCGTCGGCTACGGCGACGAGCAGGACCACACGGTCATCGAGCTCACCCACAACTGGGACACGAAATCGTACGAGCTCGGCACGGGCTTCGGCCATCTCGCCGTCGAAGTCGAGGACGCGTACAAGGCGTGCGAGCAGATCAAGGCGCAAGGCGGCAAGGTCACGCGCGAAGCGGGCCCGATGAAGCACGGCACGACGGTGATCGCGTTCGTCGAAGATCCGGACGGCTACAAGATCGAGTTCATCCAGCGCAAGACTCACTGAGCGCTGTCCCGCCGCGGCGCCGCCGTGTCTCGGCGCGCGATGCGCTTTAAGCGTGCGCGCGCCACGTCTTTTTCTCCACCAATCCATTCTTCCCGGGCTGTACGGCACGGCGGCGCAACAGCACGGCCACGCGTTCTCGGCCCCGAGCGGCGGGCATGACGCGCGCCGCTCAGAGCGCCGGCAGCAGTTCCGGCGGATGATGCTTGAGCGTATGCCGCGCCTCGCGGAATTCCGGGAAGATCGATTCGACCGTCTGCCAGAACGCCGGGCTATGGTTCATCTCGCGCAGATGCGACAGCTCGTGTGCGACGACGTAGTCGACGATCGACATCGGAAAGTGGACGAGCCGCCAGTTCAGGCGGATCTTGCCGTCGCTCGAGCAACTGCCCCAGCGCGTCGCGGCCGAGGATAGCGCATACATCGAATACGTGACGCCGAGCTTTTCCGCATACACGGCGAGCCGCTCGCCGAAGATTCGCTTGGCTTCGCCCTGCAACCAGCCCTGCACGCGATCCTTGATCTGCTGATCGCTCGCGTGCGCGGGCAGCCCGAGCTCGAGCGTCGCGGCGGCCGCGTCGAAGCTGAGCGCGCCCTTCGTAGACGCGAGCGCGATGCTGACGGGCTTGCCGAGATACGGAATCTGCGCGCCGTCCTTCCAGTCGATCTGCGGCAACGCGCGCTGCTCGGCGCGCGTTTGCCATTCGGCTAGCTTGTTGAAGATCCAGCGGCGCTTCTCGGCGATCGCCGCCTCGATGTCGGCGAGCGTCACCCAGCGCGGCGCGGTGATCGTGAGGCCGCTGCCGTCGATCGCGAAGCCGATCGTGCGGCGCGCGGAGCGCTTCAGCTTGTATTCGAGCACGCGGCCGTCGAGCGCGAGCGTGCGGCGGCGGGAGCGGTCGGCTTCAGGCGGCGTCGCGGGCGGGATGGGGGCGGCGGGCGGTGCGGCGGAAGGGGAAGCGGGAGACGGCGAGGCGGCCGGCCCGTCGAAGAGCGGCAGGTCGAGCTGGCGGTGATCGAGAGCCACGACGGCCGGCCGTGGCCTGGGACGCTTCGGCATCAGTTCGCTTCGTTTGGCAGTGCGCAATGGGTGAAACTCGCTTGACTTCAGGAACGCGCGGCGTCGGACGCTCGGACGGCGCCGCGTGCGCCGTCGCGCTCGTGCCGGTACGCGTCCGGATCGATGCGGCGCATTTCCGCTTCGATCCAGTTTTCGACGCGTTCGTTCAGTTGATCGGGGGTGAGGCCTTGCGTGTCGATCGGCTTGCCGATCGACACCGTGACGGTGCCGGGGTACTTCGTGAACGAGTTGCGCGGCCACACGCGCCCCGCGTTGTGCGCGATCGGCACGACGGGCGCGCCCGCGCCCACCGCGAAGCGCGCGCCGCCCGTCTTGTACTTGCCCTGCCCGCCGACCGGCGTGCGCGTGCCTTCGGGGAACATGATGACCCACGCGCCTTCCGCCATCCGCTTGCGGCCCTGGCGGATCACCGAGTCGAACGCGTTCTTGCCGTCCTTGCGATTGATGTGGACCATGTGCAGCATCCCGAGCGCCCAGCCGAAGAACGGCACGTACAGCAGCTCGCGCTTGAACACGTAGCAGAGCGGCTTCGGCATCAGCGCGGGCAGCGCGATCGTTTCCCACGCGGACTGATGCTTCGGCAGCAGCACGGCCGGGCCGTCGGGCAGGTTCTCGTAGCCTTCGATGCGATACCGGATGCCGTTCAGCCAGCGCGCGACGAACAGCGTCGACTTGCACCAGCCGACCGCCATCCAGTAGCGCGCGTTCGGGCGCATGAACGGGAACGCGATGAAGCACGCGGTTGCGTACGGCACCGTGTAGACGACGAAATAGACGAGCAGCAGCAGGGAGCGGACGAAGCGCATCGGCGTGACGTTACGGTGAGGGAGGATGCGCGCGGGTGGGCATCACTCGTGTTCTTTGGAAAGGAAATCGAGCGCGAACGCGCGCAGGTCGTCGTGCACGCGCGTGCCTTCCGGCAGCCCGCCCGCGGCGAGCGTCTTCTTGCCCTTGCCCGTCAGCACGAGATGCGGCCGAAAGCCGAGCGCCGCGCCCGCCTGCAGGTCGCGCAGCGAATCGCCGACGACCGGCGTGTCCGCCGGATCGATCTCGAAGCGCTCGGCGATCAGCTTCATCATCCCGGGCATCGGCTTGCGGCAATCGCAATGGTCATCGGCCGTGTGCGGGCAGAAGAACACCGCGTCGATCCGCCCGCCGACGGCGGCCGCCGCGCGATGCATCTTCAGATGCATCGCGTTCAGCGTCGCCATGTCGAACAGGCCGCGGCCGATGCCCGACTGGTTCGTCGCGACGACGACGCGGTAGCCCGCGTGATTGAGCCGCGCGATCGCCTCGAGGCTGCCCGGCAGCGCGACCCATTCGTCGGGCGACTTGACGAAAGCGTCCGAATCGACATTGATGACGCCGTCCCGGTCGAGGACGACGAGCTTTTTGCTGGGACTGGTCGGCATCGCGTGGCTCCGGGCCTTCAGGCGGCGAGCTTCGAGATGTCCGCGACGCAGTTCATCTGCTGATGCAGCGCGGACAGGAGCGCGAGCCGGTTCGCGCGCAGCGCGGGGTCCTCGGCGTTGACCATCACGCCGTCGAAGAACGCGTCGACGGGCGCGCGCAGC
Above is a window of Burkholderia thailandensis E264 DNA encoding:
- the gloA gene encoding lactoylglutathione lyase; the protein is MRLLHTMLRVGDLDRSIKFYTELLGMKLLRRQDYPDGKFTLAFVGYGDEQDHTVIELTHNWDTKSYELGTGFGHLAVEVEDAYKACEQIKAQGGKVTREAGPMKHGTTVIAFVEDPDGYKIEFIQRKTH
- a CDS encoding M48 family metallopeptidase; translation: MPKRPRPRPAVVALDHRQLDLPLFDGPAASPSPASPSAAPPAAPIPPATPPEADRSRRRTLALDGRVLEYKLKRSARRTIGFAIDGSGLTITAPRWVTLADIEAAIAEKRRWIFNKLAEWQTRAEQRALPQIDWKDGAQIPYLGKPVSIALASTKGALSFDAAAATLELGLPAHASDQQIKDRVQGWLQGEAKRIFGERLAVYAEKLGVTYSMYALSSAATRWGSCSSDGKIRLNWRLVHFPMSIVDYVVAHELSHLREMNHSPAFWQTVESIFPEFREARHTLKHHPPELLPAL
- a CDS encoding lysophospholipid acyltransferase family protein, giving the protein MRFVRSLLLLVYFVVYTVPYATACFIAFPFMRPNARYWMAVGWCKSTLFVARWLNGIRYRIEGYENLPDGPAVLLPKHQSAWETIALPALMPKPLCYVFKRELLYVPFFGWALGMLHMVHINRKDGKNAFDSVIRQGRKRMAEGAWVIMFPEGTRTPVGGQGKYKTGGARFAVGAGAPVVPIAHNAGRVWPRNSFTKYPGTVTVSIGKPIDTQGLTPDQLNERVENWIEAEMRRIDPDAYRHERDGARGAVRASDAARS
- the gmhB gene encoding D-glycero-beta-D-manno-heptose 1,7-bisphosphate 7-phosphatase encodes the protein MPTSPSKKLVVLDRDGVINVDSDAFVKSPDEWVALPGSLEAIARLNHAGYRVVVATNQSGIGRGLFDMATLNAMHLKMHRAAAAVGGRIDAVFFCPHTADDHCDCRKPMPGMMKLIAERFEIDPADTPVVGDSLRDLQAGAALGFRPHLVLTGKGKKTLAAGGLPEGTRVHDDLRAFALDFLSKEHE